In Fusobacterium sp. IOR10, a single genomic region encodes these proteins:
- a CDS encoding RnfABCDGE type electron transport complex subunit D: protein MLKVYNMGPSPHIRTSETVDKVMRDVIIALIPALLMAIYVFKLKAIIVTAVSVIFCMLTELVFNKIRNKDSSLHDGSAIVTGILFAFVIPVDMPIQFVIIGSIVSIAFGKMLFGGLGQNIFNPALVGRAFIQASWPVAITTFSLDGLAGPTMLDAMKRGLPLDSALIGKGSIYTQALIGKMGGCLGETSALAILIGGLYLIHKKQIDWKLPATIIATVFVCTYLLGAEDPLAQILSGGLLLGAFFMATDMVTSPVTSKGKLVFALGIGFLISVIRMKGGYPEGTAFSILIMNGVTPLINRYTTPKKFGEVKASGK, encoded by the coding sequence GTGTTAAAAGTATATAATATGGGGCCATCACCTCACATAAGAACTTCAGAAACAGTGGACAAAGTAATGCGTGATGTAATTATTGCATTAATTCCTGCTCTTTTAATGGCTATTTATGTATTTAAATTAAAAGCTATAATAGTAACGGCTGTATCTGTAATATTTTGTATGTTAACAGAATTAGTATTTAATAAAATTAGAAATAAAGATTCTTCATTACACGATGGAAGTGCCATTGTAACTGGAATTTTATTTGCTTTTGTTATTCCAGTGGACATGCCAATTCAATTTGTAATAATTGGATCAATAGTATCAATTGCTTTTGGAAAAATGTTATTTGGAGGATTGGGACAAAATATTTTCAATCCAGCTTTAGTAGGAAGAGCTTTTATACAAGCTTCTTGGCCTGTGGCTATAACAACATTTTCTTTAGATGGACTAGCAGGTCCAACAATGTTAGATGCAATGAAAAGAGGATTACCTTTAGATAGCGCACTTATAGGAAAAGGGAGTATATATACTCAAGCTCTAATAGGGAAGATGGGAGGATGTTTAGGTGAAACATCAGCTTTAGCTATACTAATTGGAGGTTTGTATTTAATTCATAAAAAACAAATAGACTGGAAACTTCCAGCAACAATCATTGCAACAGTATTTGTATGTACTTACTTACTAGGAGCAGAAGATCCATTAGCACAAATACTTTCAGGTGGATTGTTATTAGGAGCTTTCTTTATGGCTACAGATATGGTAACTAGTCCAGTAACTTCAAAGGGAAAATTAGTTTTTGCTTTGGGAATAGGATTTTTAATTTCAGTAATTAGAATGAAGGGTGGTTATCCTGAAGGAACAGCTTTTTCAATATTAATAATGAATGGAGTAACACCTTTAATAAATAGATATACAACACCTAAGAAATTTGGGGAGGTGAAGGCTAGTGGAAAATAG
- the rsxC gene encoding electron transport complex subunit RsxC has protein sequence MKFFGFKGGVHPPDNKAQTAKLVTEDMESPKMVYVPMQQHIGAPLDPIVKVGERVLKGQKIADSKAFLSTTIHAPISGIVKKIERRVFPLMGKANTIIIENDGKDEWCELEKIENWEKATGETLLNLIREKGIVGIGGASFPTHIKLNPPNGCVVDTLLLNGAECEPYLNSDNRLMLEDPQAIVEGIKIIKKILGITSAIIGIEENKPEAIANMKKACEGTGIEVMPLHTKYPQGGEKQLIKAVLNREVPSGKLPGDAGVIVQNTGTAAAIYRGIVLGQPLIEKIVTVSGKAIKEPKNLRVVIGTPFSDLLEKCGVDKEKVDKLVMGGPMMGMAQFTEDVPVIKGTGGLLALTKEETNYCKPQACISCGKCVDVCPMSLVPFMYGRLAIKEEWENMGQYNLMDCIECGSCAYICPANRPLTEAIKIGKSKLRSMKK, from the coding sequence ATGAAGTTCTTTGGATTCAAAGGTGGAGTTCATCCACCTGATAATAAGGCTCAAACAGCAAAACTAGTAACAGAGGATATGGAATCACCAAAAATGGTATATGTGCCGATGCAGCAACATATAGGGGCTCCATTAGATCCAATTGTGAAAGTTGGAGAGAGAGTTTTAAAAGGTCAAAAAATAGCTGACTCAAAAGCGTTTTTATCAACAACTATTCATGCACCAATAAGTGGGATAGTTAAAAAGATTGAGAGACGTGTTTTTCCTTTAATGGGGAAAGCAAACACTATCATAATTGAAAATGATGGAAAAGACGAATGGTGCGAACTTGAAAAAATTGAAAATTGGGAAAAAGCAACAGGAGAAACATTGTTAAACCTTATTAGAGAAAAAGGGATTGTAGGTATAGGTGGAGCTAGTTTTCCAACTCATATCAAATTAAATCCACCTAATGGGTGTGTAGTTGATACATTATTGTTAAATGGAGCAGAGTGTGAGCCTTATCTTAATTCAGATAATAGACTTATGTTAGAAGATCCACAAGCAATAGTGGAAGGTATCAAAATTATCAAAAAAATATTAGGAATAACTTCTGCAATTATTGGAATAGAAGAAAATAAACCAGAAGCGATAGCTAATATGAAAAAAGCTTGTGAAGGAACAGGGATTGAAGTAATGCCTCTTCACACAAAATACCCTCAAGGGGGAGAGAAACAACTTATAAAAGCAGTATTAAATAGAGAAGTTCCTTCAGGGAAACTTCCAGGAGATGCTGGAGTAATTGTTCAAAATACAGGAACAGCAGCAGCAATTTATAGAGGTATAGTTTTAGGGCAACCTTTAATAGAAAAAATAGTTACTGTTTCAGGAAAAGCAATAAAAGAACCTAAAAATTTAAGAGTTGTAATAGGAACTCCTTTTTCTGATTTATTAGAAAAATGTGGAGTTGACAAGGAGAAAGTGGACAAACTTGTTATGGGTGGACCTATGATGGGTATGGCACAATTTACAGAAGATGTTCCTGTTATTAAAGGGACAGGTGGACTTTTAGCTTTAACTAAAGAAGAAACTAATTACTGTAAACCTCAAGCATGTATTAGTTGTGGAAAATGTGTAGATGTATGTCCTATGAGTTTGGTACCATTTATGTATGGAAGATTGGCAATTAAAGAAGAATGGGAAAATATGGGGCAATATAATTTAATGGATTGTATAGAATGTGGTTCTTGTGCATATATATGTCCAGCAAATAGACCATTAACTGAAGCTATAAAAATAGGAAAATCAAAACTAAGATCAATGAAAAAATAG
- the pth gene encoding aminoacyl-tRNA hydrolase, with protein MKLIVGLGNPGKQYEKTRHNIGFMVVDKIIEKLNFNNSKEKFKGLLIEGNYNNEKLLLLKPQTYMNLSGESIVEVVNFYKLNIEKDVIIIFDDMSMNFGKLRIRDKGSSGGHNGIKSIISHLGENFTRIKVGIGGAASDDKIISHVIGRFSKEEENQLENVIENVSEMSLLLVKGEKKDVVLQKSNKK; from the coding sequence ATGAAATTAATAGTGGGATTAGGAAATCCAGGAAAACAATATGAAAAAACTAGACATAATATAGGCTTTATGGTTGTTGACAAAATCATAGAGAAACTTAATTTTAATAACTCTAAGGAAAAATTTAAAGGATTATTAATTGAAGGAAATTATAATAACGAAAAATTATTGTTGTTAAAACCACAAACATATATGAATTTAAGTGGAGAATCTATAGTTGAAGTTGTTAATTTTTATAAATTAAACATAGAGAAAGATGTAATAATAATTTTTGATGATATGTCTATGAATTTTGGAAAATTAAGAATAAGAGATAAAGGTAGCTCTGGTGGACATAATGGAATAAAATCAATTATATCCCATTTAGGAGAAAACTTCACTAGAATAAAAGTAGGAATAGGTGGAGCTGCTAGTGACGATAAAATCATATCTCACGTAATAGGAAGATTTTCTAAGGAAGAAGAAAATCAATTGGAGAATGTAATAGAAAATGTTTCAGAAATGAGTTTATTACTAGTTAAAGGTGAAAAAAAAGATGTAGTATTACAGAAAAGCAACAAAAAGTAA
- a CDS encoding L-serine ammonia-lyase: MDSLKELFKIGNGPSSSHTMGPERAARKFKKDTINAEKYKVELYGSLALTGKGHLTDWILEKTLGKDKTTIVWKPEYIHPFHPNAMRFFAYDKEGCEIKNWLVFSVGGGTIVEEGEDRNTSTVYPLKKMDDILKWCDANKKELWEYVFQYEQEDIKEYLLEIWKAMEDAVERGIIKEGVLPGSIGLKRRAAIFYKKSRIEGKVRAFRGKLFAYTLAVSEENAAGGKVVTAPTCGAAGIIPGTLYTLVEAYDLSENEIIKALATAGIIGNIVKENASISGAEAGCQAEVGTACAMAAGMATFIMGGTKEQIEYASEMALEHSLGLTCDPVGGYVQIPCIERNASAAARALDTANYSIYTDGIHSVSFDEVVITMKETGKDMKKEYRETSLGGLAKYYCPHC, encoded by the coding sequence ATGGATTCGTTAAAAGAGTTATTTAAAATTGGAAATGGGCCTTCTAGTTCTCATACTATGGGACCAGAAAGAGCAGCAAGAAAGTTTAAAAAAGACACTATAAACGCAGAAAAATATAAGGTGGAACTCTACGGTTCATTAGCTCTTACAGGAAAGGGCCATTTAACAGATTGGATACTTGAAAAAACTTTAGGGAAAGATAAAACTACAATAGTTTGGAAACCTGAGTATATTCATCCTTTTCATCCAAATGCAATGAGATTTTTTGCTTATGACAAAGAAGGTTGTGAAATCAAAAATTGGTTAGTTTTTTCAGTTGGAGGAGGAACAATTGTAGAAGAAGGAGAAGACAGAAATACTTCAACTGTCTATCCTTTAAAAAAAATGGACGACATATTAAAATGGTGTGATGCTAATAAAAAAGAATTATGGGAATATGTTTTTCAATACGAACAAGAGGATATAAAGGAATATTTACTAGAAATATGGAAGGCAATGGAAGATGCAGTAGAAAGAGGAATTATAAAAGAAGGAGTTCTTCCAGGAAGTATTGGATTAAAAAGAAGAGCAGCTATTTTTTATAAAAAATCTAGAATAGAAGGAAAAGTAAGGGCCTTTAGAGGAAAACTATTTGCCTACACTTTAGCTGTTTCAGAGGAAAATGCAGCTGGAGGAAAAGTTGTAACAGCTCCAACTTGCGGAGCGGCAGGAATAATACCAGGAACTCTATATACTTTAGTTGAAGCTTACGATCTATCTGAAAATGAAATAATAAAAGCTTTGGCAACAGCAGGAATAATTGGAAATATAGTTAAAGAAAACGCCAGCATATCAGGAGCTGAAGCAGGATGTCAAGCTGAGGTTGGAACTGCATGTGCTATGGCAGCGGGAATGGCTACCTTTATAATGGGTGGAACAAAGGAACAAATAGAGTATGCTTCTGAGATGGCTTTAGAACATAGTTTAGGTCTTACTTGTGATCCAGTTGGAGGTTATGTTCAAATTCCATGTATAGAGAGAAATGCTTCAGCAGCAGCAAGGGCTTTAGATACAGCAAATTATTCAATATATACTGATGGAATTCATTCAGTTTCTTTTGATGAGGTAGTAATCACAATGAAAGAAACAGGTAAAGATATGAAGAAAGAGTATAGAGAGACATCTTTAGGGGGATTGGCAAAATATTATTGCCCTCATTGCTAA
- the pheT gene encoding phenylalanine--tRNA ligase subunit beta, translating into MLISLEWLKQYVDIKEDIGELENALTMIGQEVEAINIQGADLDNVVIGKIVEYGKHPEADRLSLLKIDIGEEENLQIICGAPNHKLGDKVVVAKIGAILPGNFKIKKSKIRGIESQGMCCSSSELGLGKESSGIIILPEDAPIGEGYREYAGLNDVIFELEITPNRPDCLSHIGIAREIAAYYGRKVKYPHNEIFESLEDVENNIKIEIEDKERCKRYSGRVIRGVKIEESPEWLKKRVISMGLNPVNNIVDITNFVMFEYNQPIHAYDLNKLEGNNIVIRSGKVGEKLITLNNEEIELNGELVIADAKKPIGLAGIIGGLDSSIQSETVDLFLEVAYFEPENIRKNSKKLGIFTDASYRFERGLDIDNVEVVLERATYLIEQISGAKIIGKAKDCYLEKAIKREIPLDINKLNKFVGKQIDAQDGIKILTNLGLEVKNSLGDGSVVVAPPLYRKDLSRPADLYEEVIRMYGFENIENKMPVEDITAGKKDATISLMDEAKEILAKIGLQEVINYSFIPKNVREIFHIKKEELMILNPIVETMSMMRPILSYSILTNIKENLNRNQNSIKIFEVSKVFEKTDNLLAKEEVHMAIGISGREERSLWDSKPEAYDFYTLKGYVEEFMAQVGIKNYKVERTENSNFHPGRAADIKIGKVIVGTFGEAHPKIAEKIEIDKERAYVAEINLSLLENYMRNKIKYERVVKYPEVSRDLAIVLDEEILVGDMIKAIEKSSNYIESVNLFDIYKGEHIAKGKKSVAIGIILRNKEGTLSEEEILKVQEKVLELIEKKYRGEIRK; encoded by the coding sequence ATGTTAATTTCGTTAGAATGGCTTAAACAATATGTAGATATAAAAGAAGATATAGGTGAATTAGAAAATGCTTTAACTATGATAGGACAAGAAGTTGAAGCTATAAATATACAAGGTGCAGATTTAGATAATGTTGTAATAGGAAAGATAGTGGAATACGGGAAGCATCCAGAAGCAGATAGATTATCACTTTTAAAGATTGATATTGGGGAAGAGGAAAATCTTCAAATAATTTGTGGAGCTCCAAATCATAAATTAGGAGATAAAGTTGTAGTTGCTAAAATAGGAGCAATTTTACCTGGAAATTTCAAAATAAAGAAAAGTAAAATAAGAGGAATAGAATCTCAAGGAATGTGTTGTTCTAGCTCAGAATTAGGTCTTGGTAAGGAATCTTCAGGAATAATAATTTTACCTGAAGATGCTCCAATTGGAGAAGGATATAGAGAATATGCAGGTTTAAATGATGTAATATTTGAATTGGAAATAACTCCAAATAGACCAGACTGTTTATCTCATATTGGTATAGCTAGGGAGATAGCAGCTTATTATGGAAGAAAAGTTAAATATCCTCACAACGAAATATTTGAATCATTGGAAGATGTTGAAAATAATATAAAAATAGAAATAGAAGATAAAGAAAGATGTAAAAGATATTCAGGAAGAGTTATTAGAGGAGTGAAGATAGAAGAGTCTCCAGAATGGTTAAAGAAAAGAGTTATTTCAATGGGATTAAATCCTGTAAATAATATAGTGGATATTACTAATTTTGTAATGTTTGAATATAATCAACCAATACATGCCTATGACTTAAACAAGTTAGAAGGAAATAATATAGTTATAAGAAGCGGTAAGGTTGGAGAAAAATTAATAACATTAAATAATGAAGAAATAGAGCTAAATGGAGAATTAGTCATTGCTGATGCTAAGAAGCCAATTGGGCTAGCTGGAATTATCGGGGGATTAGATAGTTCTATTCAAAGTGAAACAGTGGACTTATTTTTAGAAGTTGCTTATTTTGAACCAGAAAATATTAGAAAAAATTCTAAAAAATTAGGAATATTTACAGATGCGTCATATAGATTTGAAAGAGGTTTAGACATTGATAATGTGGAAGTAGTTCTAGAAAGAGCAACATACTTAATAGAACAAATTTCAGGTGCAAAAATAATAGGAAAAGCAAAGGACTGTTATTTAGAAAAAGCAATAAAAAGAGAAATACCTTTGGATATAAATAAATTAAATAAATTTGTAGGAAAACAAATAGATGCTCAAGATGGAATTAAAATTTTAACAAATTTAGGATTAGAAGTTAAAAATTCTTTAGGTGATGGATCTGTTGTGGTTGCTCCTCCTTTATATAGAAAAGATTTATCAAGACCTGCTGACTTATACGAAGAAGTTATAAGAATGTATGGATTTGAAAATATTGAAAACAAAATGCCAGTTGAAGATATAACTGCTGGGAAAAAAGATGCAACAATTTCTCTAATGGATGAAGCTAAAGAAATATTAGCTAAAATAGGGTTACAAGAAGTTATAAATTATAGCTTTATTCCTAAAAATGTAAGAGAAATATTTCACATAAAAAAAGAAGAATTAATGATATTAAATCCAATAGTGGAAACAATGTCTATGATGAGACCAATATTATCATACAGTATCCTTACAAACATTAAAGAGAACTTAAATAGAAATCAAAATTCAATAAAAATATTTGAAGTTTCTAAAGTTTTTGAAAAGACAGATAATTTATTGGCGAAAGAGGAAGTTCATATGGCTATTGGAATTTCAGGAAGAGAAGAAAGAAGTCTTTGGGATTCAAAACCAGAAGCTTATGATTTTTACACACTAAAAGGTTATGTTGAAGAATTTATGGCTCAAGTTGGAATTAAAAATTACAAAGTAGAAAGAACAGAAAATTCTAATTTTCATCCAGGAAGAGCAGCTGATATAAAAATAGGAAAAGTTATTGTAGGTACATTTGGGGAAGCTCATCCTAAAATAGCAGAAAAAATAGAAATAGATAAAGAAAGAGCTTATGTAGCTGAAATTAATTTATCTCTATTGGAAAATTATATGAGAAATAAAATTAAGTATGAGAGAGTAGTTAAATATCCAGAAGTAAGTAGAGATTTAGCTATAGTCTTAGATGAAGAAATTTTAGTTGGAGATATGATAAAGGCTATTGAAAAAAGTTCTAATTACATTGAAAGCGTTAATTTGTTTGATATATACAAAGGAGAACACATAGCAAAGGGTAAAAAATCTGTAGCTATAGGAATAATTTTAAGAAATAAAGAAGGAACTTTATCAGAAGAAGAAATTTTAAAAGTACAAGAAAAAGTGCTAGAATTAATTGAAAAGAAGTACAGAGGAGAAATAAGAAAATAA
- the pheS gene encoding phenylalanine--tRNA ligase subunit alpha, whose translation MKEKLSLLSEKAKEEIFALKELQELEEFRVKYLGKKGQLTEISKEMRNLTKEEKPVIGQALNEVREEITKLIEVKKNEIMELVTEKKLKEEVIDITLSGKKVQAGSLHPLTETANFLKKISMEMGFDVSDGPEVELVSYNFDALNIPKSHPSRDITDTFYISKDVVLRTQTSPVQIRYMLEKKPPFRMVCVGKVYRPDYDVSHTPMFHQMEGLMVGKDISFANLKAILTEFVEKVFGETKVRFRPHFFPFTEPSAEMDVECVICKGKGCRVCKGSGWLEIMGCGMVDPSVLEGVGYNPEEVSGFAFGMGIERITMLRHGIDDLRAFFENDMRFLKQFK comes from the coding sequence ATGAAAGAAAAATTATCTTTGCTTAGTGAAAAAGCAAAAGAAGAAATTTTTGCTTTGAAGGAGCTTCAAGAATTAGAAGAGTTCAGAGTTAAATATTTAGGTAAAAAAGGACAATTAACAGAAATTTCTAAAGAAATGAGAAATTTAACAAAGGAAGAAAAACCAGTTATAGGGCAAGCATTAAATGAGGTTAGAGAAGAAATAACAAAATTGATTGAAGTTAAAAAGAATGAAATTATGGAATTGGTAACAGAAAAGAAATTAAAAGAGGAAGTAATTGATATAACTTTGTCTGGGAAAAAGGTTCAAGCAGGAAGCTTACATCCACTAACAGAAACAGCTAATTTTTTAAAGAAAATATCTATGGAAATGGGATTCGATGTTTCAGATGGACCAGAAGTTGAATTAGTATCTTATAATTTTGATGCATTAAATATTCCTAAAAGTCATCCATCTAGAGACATAACTGATACTTTTTACATTTCAAAGGATGTAGTATTAAGAACTCAAACGTCTCCAGTTCAAATAAGATATATGTTAGAAAAAAAACCACCATTTAGAATGGTTTGCGTTGGAAAAGTATACAGACCAGATTACGATGTATCTCATACTCCAATGTTCCATCAAATGGAGGGATTAATGGTTGGAAAAGATATTTCTTTTGCTAATTTAAAAGCTATTTTAACTGAATTTGTGGAAAAAGTTTTTGGAGAAACAAAAGTTAGATTTAGACCTCATTTTTTCCCATTCACAGAACCAAGTGCAGAAATGGATGTGGAATGTGTTATTTGTAAAGGTAAAGGATGTAGAGTTTGTAAAGGTAGCGGTTGGTTAGAAATTATGGGTTGTGGAATGGTAGATCCTTCAGTTTTAGAAGGAGTTGGATATAATCCAGAAGAGGTTTCAGGGTTTGCATTTGGAATGGGTATAGAAAGAATAACTATGCTTAGACATGGAATAGATGATTTAAGAGCATTCTTTGAAAATGATATGAGATTTTTAAAACAATTTAAGTAG
- a CDS encoding metallophosphoesterase — translation MKILVVSDSHGNFKDFYHICKKESPEVVLFLGDLTKDAYEILDVFPNIEFHIVRGNCDYDDLNTEDEKIIVLENFKIFLTHGHMYQVKRNYRLISAKLKNADIVLFGHTHAQYIKETEDGTLFNPGALILGSYGLIEITNNKEIKIKHKNLG, via the coding sequence ATGAAAATATTAGTAGTGTCAGATAGTCATGGTAATTTCAAAGATTTTTATCATATATGTAAAAAGGAATCTCCTGAAGTAGTTTTATTTTTAGGAGATTTAACAAAGGATGCATATGAAATATTAGATGTATTTCCTAATATAGAATTTCACATTGTTAGAGGAAATTGTGATTACGATGATTTAAATACTGAAGATGAAAAAATTATTGTGTTAGAAAATTTCAAAATATTTTTAACTCATGGGCATATGTATCAAGTAAAAAGAAATTATAGATTAATATCTGCTAAATTAAAAAATGCAGATATTGTTCTTTTTGGACATACTCATGCTCAATATATTAAAGAGACAGAAGATGGGACATTATTTAATCCTGGAGCTCTTATTTTAGGAAGCTACGGATTAATTGAAATAACAAATAACAAGGAAATAAAAATTAAACATAAAAATTTAGGTTAA